A part of Eubacterium sp. AB3007 genomic DNA contains:
- the mraZ gene encoding division/cell wall cluster transcriptional repressor MraZ, with amino-acid sequence MGTYHNSIDAKKRLIVPQKHRDQLAGKCVLTKGMDTCLYIYSMDEWERLVTRMAELPESDPDVRDAIRDLMSNAAECEFDKQGRIIVPQVLIDYAHIQKDLITMGAMNKVEIWAKEVWDSPDDSTRRGTGGYSEALAKYNF; translated from the coding sequence ATGGGCACGTATCACAACTCCATAGATGCTAAGAAAAGGTTGATCGTGCCGCAAAAGCACAGAGACCAGTTAGCAGGCAAATGCGTCCTTACTAAGGGGATGGATACGTGCCTCTACATTTACTCCATGGACGAATGGGAACGTCTGGTTACGAGAATGGCTGAACTGCCGGAGTCGGATCCGGATGTCCGTGATGCCATCAGAGACCTGATGAGCAACGCGGCAGAGTGCGAGTTTGATAAACAGGGGAGGATCATCGTACCGCAGGTACTGATCGATTACGCGCACATACAGAAGGATCTGATCACCATGGGTGCTATGAACAAGGTGGAGATCTGGGCCAAGGAGGTCTGGGACTCCCCGGATGACAGCACCAGAAGGGGAACCGGAGGTTATTCGGAAGCACTTGCCAAGTATAACTTCTAA
- a CDS encoding GIY-YIG nuclease family protein: MSKNYTYILRCADGTFYTGWTTDLTRRVDVHNSGQGAKYTRARRPVELVYYETFDTRQDAMQRECAIKKLTREQKVALVEHQVAAGGDQKENQ; encoded by the coding sequence TTGAGTAAGAACTACACCTATATACTCAGGTGTGCAGATGGTACGTTTTACACCGGTTGGACTACAGATCTCACACGGCGGGTCGATGTCCACAACAGCGGCCAGGGTGCCAAGTATACCAGGGCGAGGCGGCCAGTAGAACTGGTGTATTACGAAACCTTCGACACTCGTCAGGATGCCATGCAGAGGGAATGTGCCATCAAGAAGCTTACTCGGGAACAGAAGGTGGCGCTGGTGGAGCATCAGGTGGCAGCCGGTGGGGACCAAAAAGAGAACCAGTAG
- a CDS encoding heavy metal translocating P-type ATPase, with amino-acid sequence MKQYTVTGMSCAACQARVEKAVSGVPGVTSCAVSLLTNSMGVEGSASPQEVIKAVEAAGYGANERGTEGTSSVHKAFFAEEEEALRDHETPVLKRRLLISLGFLLVLMYFSMGHSMLGLPLPEFFHDNPVGLGLVQMLLSAIVMYINKKFFTSGFRSMFHLAPNMDTLVAMGSAVSFLWSLVVLFQMTGQQATGNAEAAIAGLHNLYFESAAMIVTLITIGKMLEAMSKGRTTDALRGLMKLAPQTAVLWRDGEEKEVPIEEVHPGDVFVVRPGESVPVDGVITEGETALDESMLTGESIPVDKHVGDAVSAATMNQSGYIRATATRVGEDTTLSQIIHMVSDAAATKAPIARIADKVSGVFVPAVLLLAVLVTVIWLLVGQTPGYALARGISVLVISCPCALGLATPVAIMVGSGIGARNGILFKTAESLEMAGRVNTVVLDKTGTITSGTPEVTDVVPAEGVSEERLLKSALALEQRSEHPLARAVVREAENRALVSGEIEKFQAVAGNGLTGKREGRTLAGGNASFLGGFAVIPREAEVRASVLSEEGKTCLFFGEESRYLGMIAVADTIREDSPEAIRQMQNQGLHVVMLTGDEKRTAEAIGRQAGVDQVIAGVRPDGKDREIRRLRRGGRVAMVGDGINDAPALTRADVGIAIGAGADVAVDAADVVLIHNRLTDVAAAIRLSRGAVRNIHENLFWAFFYNVILIPVAAGAWVHLTGWTMNPMLGAAAMSLSSFCVCMNALRLNLFRLYDTGRDRKIKQTYKPEEEMEMEKTMNIEGMMCTHCEATVKKALEAVAGVESAEVSHEANKAVVTLSAEVGDEVLTKAVEDKDYKVLSVE; translated from the coding sequence ATGAAGCAATACACAGTAACCGGAATGAGTTGCGCAGCGTGTCAGGCCCGGGTAGAGAAAGCAGTGAGCGGGGTGCCCGGCGTGACTTCCTGCGCGGTGAGCCTGCTGACCAATTCCATGGGGGTGGAGGGAAGCGCTTCGCCCCAGGAAGTGATCAAGGCGGTGGAAGCAGCGGGCTACGGTGCGAACGAGAGAGGGACGGAAGGGACTTCTTCCGTGCACAAAGCCTTCTTCGCGGAGGAGGAAGAAGCGCTTAGGGACCACGAGACTCCGGTCTTGAAGAGGCGTTTGCTGATCTCCCTGGGATTCCTGCTGGTGCTGATGTACTTTTCTATGGGGCACAGCATGCTGGGACTACCTCTTCCGGAATTCTTCCATGATAACCCGGTGGGGTTGGGACTGGTGCAGATGCTCCTGTCCGCCATCGTCATGTATATCAACAAGAAATTTTTCACCAGTGGTTTTCGGAGCATGTTCCATCTGGCGCCGAACATGGATACCCTGGTGGCCATGGGCTCTGCAGTGTCGTTTCTGTGGAGTCTTGTGGTGCTCTTCCAGATGACAGGGCAGCAGGCGACGGGAAACGCAGAGGCGGCGATCGCGGGCCTGCATAACCTGTACTTTGAGTCTGCGGCTATGATCGTGACGCTCATCACTATCGGCAAGATGCTGGAGGCGATGTCCAAGGGCAGGACCACCGATGCCCTGCGCGGACTGATGAAGCTCGCGCCTCAGACGGCTGTCCTGTGGAGGGATGGGGAGGAGAAGGAAGTGCCTATCGAGGAAGTGCATCCTGGAGATGTGTTCGTCGTAAGGCCCGGAGAAAGCGTTCCGGTGGATGGTGTAATCACAGAAGGGGAGACGGCCCTGGACGAGTCCATGCTCACCGGAGAGAGCATTCCGGTGGATAAGCACGTGGGCGATGCCGTTTCGGCGGCGACCATGAACCAGTCCGGGTATATTCGAGCGACCGCGACACGGGTGGGAGAAGATACCACCCTCTCGCAGATCATCCATATGGTCAGCGATGCGGCCGCCACCAAGGCTCCCATTGCCAGGATCGCGGACAAGGTCTCCGGCGTGTTCGTGCCGGCGGTGCTTCTCCTGGCCGTTTTGGTAACAGTGATCTGGCTCCTTGTTGGACAGACACCAGGGTATGCATTGGCCCGAGGGATCTCTGTGCTGGTGATCAGTTGCCCCTGTGCGCTGGGGCTGGCCACGCCTGTGGCGATCATGGTGGGGAGTGGTATCGGTGCCAGAAACGGTATCCTTTTTAAAACAGCAGAATCCCTGGAGATGGCCGGCCGGGTGAATACGGTGGTACTGGACAAGACAGGAACCATTACCAGTGGTACGCCGGAGGTGACTGATGTGGTCCCGGCGGAAGGTGTAAGCGAAGAGCGTCTGCTGAAATCGGCTTTGGCGTTGGAACAGCGCAGCGAACACCCTTTGGCCAGGGCGGTGGTCCGAGAGGCAGAAAACAGGGCCCTGGTCTCAGGGGAAATCGAGAAGTTTCAGGCGGTGGCCGGAAATGGACTCACCGGGAAGCGGGAAGGCAGGACACTGGCAGGCGGGAACGCATCTTTCCTCGGTGGATTCGCAGTGATTCCCAGGGAAGCGGAGGTCAGAGCATCCGTGCTATCCGAAGAAGGCAAGACCTGTCTCTTCTTTGGTGAGGAATCCAGATATCTGGGAATGATCGCGGTGGCAGACACTATCCGTGAGGACAGCCCAGAAGCCATAAGGCAGATGCAGAATCAGGGTCTTCACGTGGTCATGCTTACCGGTGATGAGAAGAGGACCGCAGAAGCCATCGGTCGACAGGCTGGTGTGGATCAGGTTATCGCCGGAGTCCGTCCGGATGGGAAGGATCGGGAGATCCGCAGGCTCAGAAGGGGCGGGCGTGTGGCCATGGTTGGCGACGGAATCAATGATGCGCCGGCCCTGACCAGAGCGGATGTTGGGATTGCCATCGGAGCCGGTGCGGATGTGGCGGTTGACGCGGCCGATGTGGTGCTGATCCACAATCGGCTGACAGATGTGGCGGCGGCGATCCGGCTTAGTCGGGGGGCGGTGCGGAACATCCACGAGAACTTGTTTTGGGCGTTTTTCTACAACGTGATCCTGATCCCTGTTGCGGCAGGCGCATGGGTACACCTGACTGGCTGGACCATGAACCCTATGCTGGGAGCGGCGGCGATGAGTCTGTCGAGTTTCTGTGTCTGCATGAATGCATTGAGACTGAACCTGTTCCGCTTGTATGATACGGGCAGAGACAGAAAGATTAAACAAACATATAAACCTGAGGAGGAAATGGAAATGGAAAAAACAATGAACATCGAGGGTATGATGTGCACACACTGTGAGGCGACTGTCAAAAAGGCGCTGGAAGCTGTTGCGGGTGTGGAGAGCGCAGAGGTAAGCCACGAAGCCAACAAGGCTGTTGTTACTCTGTCCGCAGAGGTGGGGGACGAAGTGCTCACCAAGGCCGTGGAGGACAAGGATTACAAGGTGCTCTCGGTTGAGTAA
- a CDS encoding acyl-[acyl-carrier-protein] thioesterase gives MSYYCADFEIGCHDTDENNNVRPTELVRLLQETANRQMRDRRPSYVEFFNMGKAFVITKLSVEIFDQLHQFDKVQVRTWTCPGKAATFPRSYQIWRGEELVVRAHSEWAVPDRFTGKLSKTTEIDISGYERDEALTLPLLKRIRFPKDMAFHPVDKHQVRYSECDMNRHMNNTNYFNLLWDRIPEVMRKQVTSLNVRFIHEAPLGGNIQITMAEAEQKMAGDPRAEEVWAFKTAVSEGTNVECLIGVKEIDD, from the coding sequence ATGAGTTATTACTGCGCCGATTTTGAGATCGGCTGCCATGACACTGACGAGAATAACAACGTGCGTCCCACAGAGCTGGTGCGGCTTCTGCAGGAGACCGCGAACCGCCAGATGAGAGACAGGCGGCCGTCCTATGTGGAATTTTTCAACATGGGGAAGGCCTTTGTCATCACCAAACTATCTGTGGAGATATTTGACCAGCTCCACCAGTTTGATAAAGTGCAGGTGCGCACATGGACCTGCCCCGGGAAGGCAGCCACCTTCCCCAGGTCTTATCAGATCTGGCGGGGAGAGGAGTTGGTGGTACGGGCGCACAGTGAGTGGGCCGTGCCGGACAGGTTTACTGGAAAACTCAGTAAGACCACCGAGATCGACATCTCCGGGTACGAACGGGACGAGGCGCTGACGCTGCCTCTCCTGAAGCGAATCCGTTTTCCAAAGGACATGGCCTTCCATCCGGTGGATAAACACCAGGTCCGTTACTCAGAATGTGATATGAACCGGCACATGAACAACACCAACTATTTTAACCTTCTGTGGGATCGGATCCCGGAAGTCATGAGAAAGCAGGTCACCTCTCTTAACGTTCGATTCATACACGAGGCGCCACTGGGAGGAAACATCCAGATCACCATGGCGGAGGCAGAACAGAAAATGGCAGGGGATCCTCGGGCGGAAGAAGTCTGGGCTTTCAAAACGGCTGTTTCGGAGGGGACCAATGTGGAGTGCCTGATCGGCGTGAAAGAAATAGATGATTGA
- a CDS encoding ArsB/NhaD family transporter, with amino-acid sequence MSPQAISIIIFAITIVAIVTEKVHRTSAALAGVVLLLLTGVLSMETAVKHVDFNTLGVLLGMMLFVAVVRHSGLFEYISIKAAKLSHGDPWKITVAFMVITAICSAFLDNVTTVLLMGPMTITMAKMLKINPTPILLAQIVSSNIGGTMTMIGDPPNIMIGSAAHFTFLQFIENTGITCLIGLVVVIFGFKTVFKKRLGASDEAIDQVMSLDENKAIADKNLMLTSVFMIGVVVVAFMVHGKLGIDSATVALTAGVIMMIIGRQDIEEVVRDVEWTTILFFIGLFIVVGGMVETGVIKSCADVIMNISGGRVLLTMVILLWASAFFSSILDNIPFVATLIPLIQAMAAEGMDVTPLWWAISLGACLGGNGTMLGASANVVLCSIAGKNGYPITFNQYAKVGMPVMIVTVAIANVFLLVKFGLFA; translated from the coding sequence GTGAGTCCGCAGGCTATTTCTATCATCATTTTCGCAATCACCATCGTGGCGATCGTCACGGAGAAGGTACACCGTACGAGTGCCGCCTTGGCTGGCGTTGTGCTTCTCCTTCTAACAGGGGTCCTGAGCATGGAGACGGCTGTCAAGCATGTCGATTTCAATACGCTCGGCGTACTTCTGGGGATGATGTTGTTCGTGGCGGTGGTACGCCACTCTGGATTGTTTGAGTACATTTCCATCAAGGCAGCCAAGTTGTCCCACGGAGATCCCTGGAAGATCACGGTGGCGTTTATGGTAATTACAGCGATCTGTTCCGCTTTCCTGGACAATGTGACCACGGTGCTGCTCATGGGGCCCATGACCATCACCATGGCCAAGATGCTGAAGATCAATCCGACACCGATCCTGTTGGCACAGATCGTGTCGTCCAACATCGGTGGTACCATGACCATGATCGGTGACCCACCGAACATCATGATCGGAAGTGCGGCGCACTTCACGTTTCTGCAGTTTATCGAAAACACTGGGATCACCTGCCTGATCGGACTTGTCGTTGTGATCTTCGGGTTCAAGACCGTATTCAAGAAGCGGCTTGGGGCCAGTGATGAGGCCATCGACCAGGTAATGAGTCTGGATGAGAACAAGGCCATCGCAGACAAGAACCTGATGCTGACCAGCGTGTTCATGATCGGTGTGGTAGTGGTCGCGTTCATGGTCCACGGCAAACTGGGGATCGACAGTGCCACCGTCGCCCTTACCGCTGGTGTCATCATGATGATCATCGGACGGCAGGATATCGAGGAAGTGGTCAGAGACGTGGAATGGACCACCATCCTGTTCTTCATCGGACTGTTCATCGTTGTCGGTGGTATGGTAGAGACCGGTGTGATCAAGTCCTGTGCGGATGTGATCATGAACATTTCAGGAGGAAGAGTCTTGCTCACCATGGTGATCCTGCTGTGGGCTTCCGCCTTCTTCTCTTCGATCCTGGATAACATCCCGTTCGTAGCCACCCTGATTCCGCTGATTCAGGCGATGGCAGCGGAGGGTATGGATGTGACACCTCTCTGGTGGGCCATCTCTCTGGGCGCCTGCCTGGGCGGGAACGGAACTATGCTGGGCGCATCGGCCAACGTGGTGCTGTGCTCGATCGCAGGAAAGAACGGCTATCCTATCACCTTCAACCAGTATGCCAAGGTGGGTATGCCGGTAATGATCGTCACAGTGGCCATCGCTAATGTGTTCCTACTTGTGAAATTTGGCCTGTTTGCTTAA
- a CDS encoding GntR family transcriptional regulator, which yields MEKYKSLKDHVYDYIARQIMDGTLKPEQKINENVICEELNISRTPVREALIQLASEGVLKNRARKGFVVRALSEEEVAELYGVLGVLDGYAAELAVFQLGEKDLANMGFYVDSMDVAIRAGNYEMYHVQQVAFHDVYIQKSGNQILIDELERLKSKLIKKTYVEDEEGRIKRALYQTNEEHRVILQYFKEKDGVALRDYLRNVHWSPEYARIDAGV from the coding sequence ATGGAGAAATACAAGTCCCTGAAAGATCATGTCTACGATTACATCGCCAGACAGATCATGGACGGCACACTCAAGCCGGAGCAGAAAATCAACGAGAACGTGATCTGCGAAGAACTGAATATCAGTCGCACGCCGGTCCGCGAGGCCCTGATCCAACTGGCCAGTGAGGGCGTTCTGAAGAACCGCGCTCGCAAGGGCTTTGTGGTGAGGGCTTTGTCCGAGGAAGAGGTGGCGGAGCTCTACGGAGTTCTCGGCGTGCTGGATGGGTATGCTGCAGAACTTGCCGTTTTCCAGCTTGGGGAGAAGGATCTGGCCAACATGGGGTTCTATGTGGATAGCATGGACGTGGCTATTCGTGCCGGAAACTATGAGATGTACCATGTGCAGCAGGTGGCGTTCCACGACGTTTACATCCAGAAGTCCGGCAACCAGATCCTGATCGACGAGTTGGAACGTCTGAAAAGCAAACTCATCAAGAAGACCTACGTGGAGGATGAGGAAGGGAGAATCAAACGTGCCCTTTACCAGACCAACGAGGAACACCGGGTGATCCTCCAGTATTTCAAAGAGAAGGACGGTGTGGCTCTGCGGGACTATCTGCGGAATGTCCACTGGTCGCCGGAATACGCCAGGATCGATGCCGGTGTATAA
- the deoC gene encoding deoxyribose-phosphate aldolase, with translation MQKKYARILAACDHTLLQPHATWEDIRQLCDEALEYRTASVCIPPCFVREAREYVGNDLKICTVIGFPHGNSTTASKVFEARDAIENGADEIDMVINIGMLKAGRPDYVREEIRAVKETVGMRVLKVIVETCMLTEAEKILMCRVISQSGADYIKTSTGFAEAGATFEDVALFAEYVGPHVKIKAAGGIRTLEDAEKFLSLGASRLGTSRIVKLVKEQ, from the coding sequence ATGCAGAAGAAATATGCGAGGATACTGGCGGCGTGCGACCATACATTGCTGCAACCGCACGCCACCTGGGAGGATATCAGGCAGCTCTGCGATGAGGCGTTGGAATACAGAACAGCGAGCGTCTGTATCCCGCCCTGCTTTGTCCGGGAAGCCAGAGAGTATGTTGGGAACGATCTGAAGATCTGCACCGTTATCGGGTTCCCCCATGGCAACAGCACGACTGCGTCCAAGGTGTTTGAGGCCAGAGATGCCATCGAGAACGGCGCCGATGAGATCGATATGGTGATCAACATCGGGATGCTGAAGGCAGGGCGACCAGACTACGTACGGGAGGAGATCCGTGCGGTGAAGGAAACGGTGGGGATGCGCGTGCTGAAGGTGATCGTGGAGACCTGTATGCTGACAGAAGCAGAGAAGATCCTCATGTGCAGGGTGATCTCCCAGTCCGGCGCTGATTACATCAAGACTTCCACCGGCTTTGCGGAAGCCGGAGCGACTTTTGAGGACGTGGCGCTGTTTGCAGAATACGTTGGTCCCCATGTGAAGATCAAGGCAGCCGGAGGTATCCGTACACTGGAAGATGCAGAGAAGTTTCTGTCACTGGGCGCATCCAGGCTTGGGACCAGTCGGATCGTAAAACTCGTGAAAGAGCAATAG
- a CDS encoding aminoacyl-histidine dipeptidase: MSNITEYEPKRVFHYFNEISKIPHGSYNTAAMTKFLVDFAKAQGLEYIEEEIGNVIIKKPASPGYEKSAPILLQGHMDMVCTVAPGCTKDMTKEGLDLVVDGDWLTAEGTTLGGDDGAAVAYMLALAESDEFQHPALELVFTVDEETGLEGADAIDTDHLAARKMINLDSEEEGIITVSCAGGITGKAHLPIKREEKEGELCTLTIGGLKSGHSGTDINLELGNANILMGRVLYDLSKVTEVSLISMAGGNADNVICQECVAEIIVSDTEKLASEIDRLDAVLKNEYKTSDPGVFVKAELEGVCRKAATDADSTRRVLAYLMTAPYGVQNMSMDIKDLTETSLNLGALKLEEDEMTALYALRSSVMTRQAYLQDKLTLACEAQGGTVEYSFFYPAWEFRKDSPLRDVCVKVYQEMFGKEPLVEAIHAGLECGIFAGKMGGEFDAVSIGPQMVAVHTADEKLSISSTKRTWEYLLEILKESK, translated from the coding sequence ATGAGCAACATTACTGAGTATGAACCAAAACGTGTTTTCCATTACTTCAATGAGATCAGCAAGATCCCTCACGGATCTTATAACACGGCAGCGATGACAAAGTTCCTGGTGGATTTCGCCAAGGCACAGGGGCTTGAGTACATTGAGGAAGAGATCGGCAACGTGATCATCAAGAAACCTGCGAGCCCGGGCTATGAAAAGTCTGCCCCCATCCTCCTTCAGGGGCACATGGACATGGTCTGCACAGTGGCGCCCGGCTGCACCAAGGATATGACCAAGGAAGGACTGGATCTGGTCGTGGACGGAGACTGGCTGACAGCAGAAGGCACGACACTGGGCGGTGATGATGGCGCAGCCGTCGCCTACATGCTGGCCCTGGCTGAGTCCGATGAGTTCCAGCATCCGGCGTTGGAGCTGGTGTTCACCGTAGATGAAGAAACAGGTCTGGAAGGAGCCGATGCCATAGATACGGATCATCTGGCAGCCCGCAAGATGATCAATCTGGATTCCGAGGAAGAGGGGATCATCACGGTCAGCTGTGCAGGTGGTATCACTGGCAAAGCACATCTGCCCATCAAGAGAGAAGAGAAGGAAGGAGAACTCTGCACACTGACGATCGGCGGTCTGAAGAGCGGTCACTCTGGTACCGATATCAACCTGGAACTTGGGAATGCCAACATACTTATGGGAAGAGTGCTCTACGACCTGTCCAAGGTAACGGAGGTCAGCCTGATCTCCATGGCGGGTGGTAACGCAGACAATGTCATTTGTCAGGAGTGTGTGGCAGAGATCATCGTCTCTGATACAGAGAAGCTGGCGAGTGAGATCGACAGATTGGATGCTGTTCTGAAGAACGAGTACAAGACTTCTGATCCGGGTGTGTTCGTGAAGGCGGAACTGGAAGGTGTCTGCCGGAAAGCAGCGACCGACGCAGACAGCACACGCAGAGTCCTGGCTTACCTGATGACGGCACCGTATGGTGTTCAGAACATGAGTATGGATATCAAAGATCTGACAGAGACCAGTCTGAATCTGGGAGCACTGAAGCTGGAGGAGGATGAGATGACAGCCCTTTATGCGCTGCGTTCTTCTGTCATGACCAGACAGGCCTACCTGCAGGATAAGCTGACACTGGCCTGTGAAGCGCAGGGAGGTACGGTGGAGTATTCCTTCTTCTATCCTGCCTGGGAATTCCGCAAGGATTCTCCGCTGCGGGACGTGTGTGTGAAGGTGTACCAGGAGATGTTCGGCAAGGAGCCTCTGGTGGAGGCGATCCACGCTGGACTGGAGTGTGGCATCTTCGCCGGGAAGATGGGCGGAGAGTTTGATGCCGTTTCCATCGGACCGCAGATGGTGGCCGTGCATACTGCGGATGAGAAGCTTTCCATCTCCTCTACCAAGAGGACATGGGAGTATCTGTTGGAGATCCTGAAGGAATCCAAGTAA
- a CDS encoding YitT family protein, producing the protein MAVPNQVTLQTRLFRLLIISVGVIFNAIGAGIFILPNNFLCGGATGYGRVLSEALNIPVSFGTGAITVVLFLIGLFALGKEFASTILIGTFLYPAALRVLEMFPALQHLTQDKLLAAAFAALFIGAGVGMVVRAGGSTGGSDVLAVVLNRKKGLSTALVMNIIDIIALLLQCSFATADEVLYGILIILAYSIIMNKVLLLGSNDAEFIIVSKKWEALRQGLLEDANVGSTLLHGEGGYLKQPNTVLLCTAQKRRIHAVKQVIADVDPLAFVTVLPASSVSGRGFSLSRNYGLDTDIRS; encoded by the coding sequence ATGGCAGTACCCAATCAGGTGACTTTACAAACCCGGCTTTTCCGCCTTCTGATCATTTCAGTCGGAGTCATCTTCAATGCGATCGGTGCAGGGATCTTCATACTCCCCAACAATTTCCTATGCGGTGGGGCCACAGGGTATGGACGGGTCCTCTCCGAAGCGCTGAACATTCCCGTTTCCTTCGGGACCGGTGCCATTACTGTGGTGCTGTTCCTGATAGGGTTGTTCGCTCTGGGCAAGGAGTTCGCTTCCACCATCCTCATCGGTACCTTTCTGTATCCTGCTGCCCTTCGCGTTCTGGAGATGTTTCCCGCCCTGCAGCATCTGACACAGGACAAACTCTTGGCGGCCGCCTTTGCCGCCCTATTCATCGGAGCTGGCGTCGGCATGGTAGTCCGAGCCGGAGGCAGTACCGGCGGAAGTGATGTACTGGCAGTCGTCCTGAACCGCAAGAAGGGGCTCTCCACCGCTTTGGTCATGAACATCATAGACATCATCGCGCTGCTTCTGCAGTGTTCCTTCGCGACTGCTGACGAGGTTCTCTACGGCATCCTGATCATTCTCGCCTACTCCATCATCATGAACAAAGTCCTGCTCCTGGGTTCCAACGATGCCGAATTCATCATTGTCAGCAAGAAATGGGAGGCGCTCCGTCAAGGGCTTTTGGAAGATGCCAACGTTGGCTCCACCCTGCTTCACGGGGAGGGTGGTTACCTGAAGCAGCCCAACACAGTCCTGCTTTGTACCGCGCAGAAGAGGCGGATCCACGCCGTCAAGCAGGTGATCGCAGATGTAGATCCCCTGGCCTTTGTGACTGTACTGCCAGCCTCCTCGGTGAGCGGACGAGGCTTCTCTCTGAGCCGCAACTATGGCCTCGATACAGATATCAGATCATAA
- the pepT gene encoding peptidase T: MKAHERLLHYVTFPTGSDPKAGVIPSNPEEWEFARELVREMETLGVQDIRLDDHCYVYGRIPANIPDYKGPVMGLIAHMDVSYEAPSRDIQAQIIHYEGGDLVQNKDTGASVSPEDYPFLNNYVGCDIITSDGSTLLGADNKAGIAEILTMAETLQKDDSIKHGDIMIGFTPDEEIGESGTFFDVEGFGADFAYTVDGDAFGECQWITFNAFEVMVHVHGFNIHPGSAKDKMINAARIAAEFDGLIPDSETPEHTEGFQGFYHLCEIHGDVEQTDMEYIIRDHDFQIAKERCETMQKTAEFLNHKYGEGTVVVEIEESYHNMEEILKDHPVLTEIPLAIIREMGEEPDTAPVRGGTDGAFLSFKGLPCPNLGVGAHNFHGKKEFAVIRDMDRTVELLIRLVQRIAEQDKNI; this comes from the coding sequence ATGAAAGCGCATGAGAGACTACTTCATTATGTGACATTTCCAACAGGCTCCGATCCCAAGGCCGGTGTGATCCCAAGCAACCCCGAAGAGTGGGAGTTTGCAAGGGAACTGGTCAGAGAGATGGAAACACTGGGAGTGCAGGATATCCGCCTCGACGATCACTGCTATGTATACGGCAGGATCCCGGCAAACATTCCTGACTACAAGGGCCCTGTAATGGGATTGATCGCCCACATGGACGTTTCCTACGAGGCTCCCTCCAGGGATATTCAGGCGCAGATCATCCACTACGAGGGCGGGGATCTGGTGCAGAACAAGGATACCGGCGCCAGCGTAAGCCCGGAGGATTATCCATTCCTGAACAACTATGTTGGCTGCGACATCATCACCAGCGATGGATCCACTCTGCTTGGCGCCGATAACAAGGCCGGCATCGCAGAGATCCTTACAATGGCAGAGACCCTGCAGAAGGATGACTCCATCAAGCATGGGGATATCATGATCGGCTTTACGCCGGACGAGGAGATCGGAGAGAGCGGCACCTTCTTTGATGTAGAAGGGTTCGGCGCAGACTTCGCCTACACCGTAGATGGAGACGCCTTCGGCGAATGCCAGTGGATCACCTTCAACGCCTTTGAAGTGATGGTCCATGTACACGGATTCAACATCCATCCCGGAAGTGCCAAGGACAAGATGATCAACGCTGCCCGCATTGCGGCAGAGTTCGATGGTCTGATCCCAGACTCTGAGACACCGGAACATACGGAAGGCTTCCAGGGCTTTTATCACCTCTGTGAGATCCACGGAGATGTGGAGCAGACCGACATGGAATACATCATCCGCGACCACGACTTCCAGATCGCGAAGGAACGCTGCGAGACTATGCAGAAGACCGCGGAGTTCCTGAACCACAAGTATGGAGAAGGAACCGTCGTCGTCGAGATCGAGGAGAGTTATCACAACATGGAAGAGATCCTGAAGGATCACCCCGTGCTGACAGAGATTCCTCTGGCGATCATTCGCGAGATGGGAGAAGAGCCGGATACCGCACCAGTGAGAGGCGGCACAGATGGCGCCTTCCTGTCCTTCAAGGGATTGCCCTGCCCCAATCTGGGTGTAGGCGCCCACAACTTCCACGGCAAGAAAGAATTCGCCGTGATCCGTGATATGGACCGGACAGTGGAACTGCTTATCCGCCTGGTTCAGCGCATCGCTGAGCAGGATAAGAATATTTAA